The following coding sequences are from one Paenibacillus tundrae window:
- a CDS encoding SDR family oxidoreductase, producing the protein MLNPNADHRKNPIAIVTGANSGMGLATTIELARKGYHVIMACRSEQRGQAALQEALRQSGSATIELMLCDLGSLDSIRQFAHSFNERYDTLDVLMNNAGVVMVKRKETSDGFEQSIGINHLGHFLLTLLLIPPLRRAQQGRIVNVSSGAYKAGKIHFEDPHLHKRYNPIKGYAQSKLANVLFTRILARKVADSRITVNCLHPGAVGTSIGVDRNTGFGTRIMAFVGKLPFFLTPEEGAKTAIYLATSPEVAGVTGKYFYQQKEQKLQAHATDDAVAERFWTWSEQQVGLGPSEQL; encoded by the coding sequence ATGCTCAATCCCAATGCCGATCATAGGAAGAATCCAATCGCGATTGTAACGGGAGCGAACTCCGGCATGGGGCTGGCGACCACGATAGAGCTTGCGCGAAAAGGTTATCATGTGATCATGGCATGTCGCAGTGAGCAGCGTGGACAGGCGGCGCTTCAGGAAGCACTCCGTCAGTCAGGCTCCGCTACCATTGAACTGATGCTGTGTGATCTCGGTTCATTGGACAGCATTCGTCAATTTGCCCATTCGTTTAATGAACGCTATGACACGCTGGATGTGTTAATGAATAATGCCGGCGTAGTGATGGTGAAGCGCAAGGAGACCTCAGATGGGTTTGAGCAGAGCATAGGGATTAACCATTTGGGTCATTTCCTATTGACACTTCTGCTGATCCCGCCTTTGCGGCGTGCGCAGCAGGGACGGATTGTAAATGTATCATCCGGTGCATACAAAGCAGGCAAGATTCACTTTGAAGACCCACATTTACATAAAAGGTATAACCCCATCAAGGGCTATGCTCAGTCCAAGCTCGCCAATGTGTTATTCACTCGGATTCTGGCTCGCAAGGTAGCCGATAGCCGAATAACAGTGAACTGCCTGCACCCCGGTGCGGTTGGCACAAGTATTGGTGTGGATCGGAACACGGGTTTTGGTACCCGTATTATGGCTTTTGTGGGCAAGCTCCCGTTCTTTCTTACCCCCGAAGAGGGGGCAAAAACGGCGATCTACTTGGCAACCAGCCCTGAAGTTGCAGGGGTGACCGGAAAGTACTTCTACCAGCAGAAAGAACAGAAATTGCAAGCCCACGCCACGGACGATGCTGTAGCTGAACGATTCTGGACGTGGAGCGAGCAGCAAGTAGGACTTGGGCCGAGCGAACAATTGTAA
- a CDS encoding MBL fold metallo-hydrolase, translated as MNIQPIDITILHLNIPTPTGNSPIYPVMLRDEDGITLVDTGMIGQFAELQSALEDAGAKLHELKRIIITHQDIDHIGNLGALVEAVPDVEIWAHADEIPYLQGKLPLIKFTPERRAMLAPPTLELAEQLLSELPTLPIARILEDGDMLPLQGGIQVIHTPGHTPGHICLYFREKQFLLAADELRVVDDELVGPAPPATPDMPEALRSLKRLIGLNIDTVLCYHGGEYTQAASERVAELAELGE; from the coding sequence ATGAATATACAACCTATTGATATCACCATTCTTCATCTCAACATTCCTACACCCACTGGTAACAGTCCGATTTATCCCGTGATGCTGCGTGATGAAGATGGAATTACATTGGTGGATACAGGCATGATTGGACAGTTTGCTGAATTGCAATCTGCACTCGAAGATGCGGGTGCAAAGCTTCATGAGCTTAAGCGCATTATTATCACACATCAGGATATTGACCATATCGGTAATCTCGGTGCGCTGGTCGAAGCTGTACCTGACGTCGAAATCTGGGCACATGCCGATGAAATCCCCTATCTTCAAGGGAAGCTTCCACTGATTAAGTTTACCCCTGAACGTAGAGCCATGCTAGCCCCACCTACATTGGAGCTAGCTGAGCAACTGCTCTCCGAGCTTCCTACGCTCCCCATCGCTCGCATTCTGGAAGATGGGGACATGCTGCCCTTACAAGGAGGCATACAAGTCATTCATACACCAGGTCATACTCCTGGACATATTTGCTTGTACTTCCGTGAGAAGCAGTTTCTACTCGCAGCCGATGAGCTTCGTGTAGTTGATGACGAATTGGTAGGCCCTGCTCCTCCAGCAACCCCGGACATGCCCGAGGCACTGCGCAGCCTGAAACGATTAATCGGCTTGAACATCGATACCGTCCTGTGTTACCACGGGGGTGAATACACCCAAGCCGCAAGTGAACGAGTGGCTGAACTCGCTGAGCTTGGTGAATAA
- the thrS gene encoding threonine--tRNA ligase, with product MNNQEKFSPSGQAKAKEANQPNQHIEVRLQGGAVRDYHAGITVGEVASSIRISLGKQAIGGIVNGQHVDLDRQLEEDCELIIVTLESEEGLHRYRHTTAHVLAQAIKRIYGAEHVKLGIGPVIADGFYYDVDLEHALSIHDLAVIEQEMHKIVRENWKINRRVVNREQALEIFGDMQDPYKLELIHDLPADAEISLYEQGEFIDLCRGPHLPSTGRVKAFKLLHVAGAYWRGNSDNKMLQRIYGTAFPNQAQLDEHMHMLEEAKKRDHRKLGKELELFMFSEEAPGMPFYLPKGMTVRTELENFSRELQLQEGYQEVRTPLMMNNRLWEQSGHWEHYKDNMYFSEVDNATFALKPMNCPGHMLIFKNKLHSYRELPIRMMEFGQVHRHEYSGALNGMMRVRTFCQDDAHLYVMPEQIEEEINRAISLIGRMYDIFGFEYSIELSTRPQDSMGSEELWDQAERALQNVLDRRGVSYRINEGDGAFYGPKIDFHILDALKRSWQCGTIQLDFQMPEKFDLTYIGEDRLKHRPVVIHRAIYGSIDRFIGILTEHFAGAFPLWLAPIQVKLLPVSDHYAEYALEVQQALRAAGIRVETDLRNEKLGYKIREAQMEKVPYSIVLGENEKNASSASVRVYGQGDQGIQRIDDLIQQIHEAVQAKR from the coding sequence ATGAATAATCAGGAAAAATTCAGTCCATCTGGCCAAGCAAAAGCAAAGGAAGCCAATCAGCCAAATCAGCATATCGAAGTTCGTCTCCAAGGTGGAGCCGTACGGGATTACCATGCAGGCATTACTGTGGGAGAGGTCGCTTCGTCCATCCGTATAAGTCTGGGCAAGCAAGCTATAGGAGGTATTGTGAACGGGCAACATGTCGATCTGGATCGGCAGCTTGAAGAGGACTGCGAACTTATTATCGTTACACTCGAAAGTGAAGAGGGTCTTCACCGTTATCGTCACACTACTGCACATGTTCTGGCTCAGGCAATCAAACGAATTTACGGTGCGGAGCACGTGAAACTTGGCATTGGCCCTGTCATTGCAGATGGATTCTATTACGATGTGGATCTGGAGCATGCCCTCTCCATTCATGATCTCGCAGTTATAGAACAGGAAATGCACAAGATTGTGCGGGAAAATTGGAAAATTAATCGTCGCGTCGTTAACCGCGAACAGGCTCTTGAGATTTTTGGCGATATGCAGGATCCATACAAGCTGGAGTTGATTCACGATTTACCCGCGGACGCTGAGATTTCCTTGTATGAACAAGGTGAGTTTATCGATCTATGCCGAGGTCCACATCTTCCGTCAACTGGCCGCGTCAAAGCCTTCAAGCTGCTTCATGTCGCAGGCGCATACTGGCGTGGTAACTCGGACAATAAAATGCTTCAACGGATTTACGGCACTGCCTTTCCAAACCAAGCACAACTGGATGAGCATATGCACATGCTTGAAGAAGCGAAGAAACGAGATCATCGGAAACTAGGCAAAGAGTTGGAGCTCTTCATGTTCTCGGAGGAAGCACCCGGCATGCCGTTCTATCTACCCAAAGGCATGACTGTCCGTACTGAGCTGGAGAATTTCTCCCGTGAATTACAGCTACAAGAAGGATACCAGGAGGTTCGCACTCCGCTCATGATGAATAATCGGCTGTGGGAGCAATCTGGTCACTGGGAGCATTACAAAGACAATATGTACTTCTCCGAAGTGGACAATGCTACGTTTGCACTGAAACCGATGAACTGCCCAGGGCATATGCTAATCTTCAAAAACAAGCTTCATTCCTATCGCGAATTACCTATTCGCATGATGGAATTCGGCCAGGTACATCGCCACGAATACTCGGGTGCGTTAAACGGCATGATGCGTGTACGGACATTCTGCCAGGATGATGCTCATCTGTATGTCATGCCTGAACAGATCGAAGAAGAGATTAACCGCGCAATCTCGTTGATTGGACGTATGTACGATATTTTCGGATTCGAATATAGCATCGAGCTGTCCACACGACCGCAAGACTCTATGGGGTCAGAGGAATTATGGGATCAGGCGGAACGCGCACTGCAAAATGTTCTGGATCGGCGCGGAGTCAGCTACCGTATTAACGAAGGGGATGGCGCATTCTATGGCCCTAAAATTGATTTCCATATCCTTGATGCACTGAAACGCAGCTGGCAATGCGGAACGATCCAGCTTGATTTCCAAATGCCAGAGAAGTTCGATCTCACTTACATTGGCGAGGATCGTCTGAAGCACCGTCCGGTCGTCATTCACCGTGCAATCTACGGTTCCATTGACCGTTTCATCGGCATTCTCACTGAGCATTTTGCCGGTGCATTCCCTCTATGGCTTGCGCCGATACAAGTGAAGCTGCTACCAGTCTCAGACCATTATGCTGAGTATGCTCTAGAAGTTCAACAAGCGCTGCGAGCAGCAGGAATTCGCGTAGAGACAGACTTGCGTAACGAGAAGCTGGGGTACAAAATTCGTGAAGCTCAGATGGAGAAGGTTCCCTACTCCATCGTCCTTGGTGAGAATGAGAAAAATGCCTCGTCAGCCTCTGTCCGTGTGTACGGTCAGGGCGATCAAGGCATTCAGCGGATAGACGATCTGATTCAACAAATTCATGAAGCTGTGCAAGCCAAAAGATAA